One Vespa crabro chromosome 9, iyVesCrab1.2, whole genome shotgun sequence genomic region harbors:
- the LOC124427037 gene encoding PRL-1 phosphatase isoform X1, which produces MSNMRVKDIRPAPAEIEYKNMKFLITDRPNDQTIHTFIQELKKHNVKEVVRVCEPTYKVEELKTEGINVIDLVFDDGTFPPNEVVDEWFELLKNRFRETPDACVAVHCVAGLGRAPVLVALALIELGLKYEDAVALIREKRRGAINAKQLAYLEKYRPKSRLKLKNGQKNSCCIQ; this is translated from the exons ATGAGCAACATGAGGGTAAAGGATATCAGGCCGGCGCCCGCCGAGATTGAATACAAAAACATGAAGTTCCTCATTACTGATCGGCCCAATGATCAGACCATTCATACTTTTATTCAA gAACTGAAAAAGCACAATGTGAAAGAAGTAGTGAGAGTCTGTGAACCAACGTACAAAGTTGAAGAACTTAAGACAGAAGGGATCAATGTCATAGATTTGGTATTTGACGATGGGACGTTTCCACCAAATGAG GTAGTCGATGAATGGTTCGAGCTACTAAAAAATCGATTCCGTGAAACACCTGATGCTTGCGTAGCGGTACACTGTGTCGCAGGGCTCGGTAGAGCGCCCGTATTAGTTGCTCTTGCTCTCATCGAATTGGGTCTCAAATACGAGGACGCTGTTGCTCTGATTAGAGA aAAAAGGCGAGGCGCTATAAACGCAAAGCAACTGGCCTACCTTGAAAAGTATCGTCCCAAGTCTCGATTGAAGCTCAAAAATGGACAGAAAAATTCTTGCTGCatccaataa
- the LOC124427037 gene encoding PRL-1 phosphatase isoform X2, producing the protein MSNMRVKDIRPAPAEIEYKNMKFLITDRPNDQTIHTFIQELKKHNVKEVVRVCEPTYKVEELKTEGINVIDLVFDDGTFPPNEVVDEWFELLKNRFRETPDACVAVHCVAGLGRAPVLVALALIELGLKYEDAVALIREYDLQKKARRYKRKATGLP; encoded by the exons ATGAGCAACATGAGGGTAAAGGATATCAGGCCGGCGCCCGCCGAGATTGAATACAAAAACATGAAGTTCCTCATTACTGATCGGCCCAATGATCAGACCATTCATACTTTTATTCAA gAACTGAAAAAGCACAATGTGAAAGAAGTAGTGAGAGTCTGTGAACCAACGTACAAAGTTGAAGAACTTAAGACAGAAGGGATCAATGTCATAGATTTGGTATTTGACGATGGGACGTTTCCACCAAATGAG GTAGTCGATGAATGGTTCGAGCTACTAAAAAATCGATTCCGTGAAACACCTGATGCTTGCGTAGCGGTACACTGTGTCGCAGGGCTCGGTAGAGCGCCCGTATTAGTTGCTCTTGCTCTCATCGAATTGGGTCTCAAATACGAGGACGCTGTTGCTCTGATTAGAGAGTACGATCTCCAa aAAAAGGCGAGGCGCTATAAACGCAAAGCAACTGGCCTACCTTGA